Proteins encoded within one genomic window of Solenopsis invicta isolate M01_SB chromosome 10, UNIL_Sinv_3.0, whole genome shotgun sequence:
- the LOC105193266 gene encoding kinesin light chain isoform X7, giving the protein MRRRRNIEPTVPRVRLARRQLQRDSEDMGKKIENIGRMTAMTQEEIVAGARTVAQGLEALRVEHGGLLQGLQSQDAPAARDKASLLSKIIEMIDLGLGEAQVMQALASHLQMVEAEKQKLRTQVKRLCQENAWLRDELAGTQQKLQASEQAVAQLEEEKRHLDFMASMRQYDPDPSTEDENAKDRPKDDPVVDLFPDDDADDRNSKSISPTPPSQFAQQVNAGYEIPARLRTLHNLVIQYASQGRYEVAVPLCKQALEDLEKTSGHDHPDVATMLNILALVYRDQNKYKEAANLLNDALAIREKTLGENHPAVAATLNNLAVLYGKRGKYKEAEPLCKRALEIREKVLGRDHPDVAKQLNNLALLCQNQGKYEEVERYYQRALEIYEAKLGPDDPNVAKTKNNLASCYLKQGKYKDAEVLYKQVLTRAHEREFGAIDGDNKPIWQVAEEREENKHRNKENTPYGEYGGWHKAAKVDSPTVTTTLKNLGALYRRQGKYEAAETLEDCAMRSRREHVQQALELVNKARVAQLLGEEKSSTRRGSRSSLANSEHEQNHEEDWKYAFRAK; this is encoded by the exons ATGCGCCGGCGTCGAAATATTGAGCCGACGGTACCGCGCGTAAGACTAGCACGTAGACAGCTTCAACGCGACTCTGAAGACATGGG taaaaaaatCGAGAACATAGGCAGAATGACGGCGATGACGCAGGAGGAGATCGTGGCTGGAGCACGGACGGTTGCTCAGGGTTTGGAGGCTCTCCGAGTCGAGCATGGTGGTCTACTACAGGGGCTACAGTCCCAGGACGCACCAGCCGCTCGGGATAAAGCTAGTCTGTTATCAAAGATAATCGAGATGATTGATCTGGGACTAGGCGAGGCGCAGGTGATGCAGGCACTTGCGAGTCATCTACAGATGGTGGAGGCAGAAAAGCAGAAACTGAGGACACAAGTGAAGAGGCTGTGCCAGGAGAACGCCTGGCTCAGGGACGAGTTAGCTGGTACGCAACAAAAGTTGCAAGCAAGTGAGCAAGCC GTTGCTCAAttggaagaagaaaagagacaCTTAGATTTTATGGCTAGTATGCGACAATACGATCCGGATCCATCGACAGAAGACGAAAATGCTAAAGATCGACCAAAGGACGACCCTGTAGTGGATCTCTTTCCTGATGACGATGCGGACGATCGCAATAGCAAAT CTATATCTCCGACTCCGCCGTCGCAGTTTGCTCAGCAAGTGAATGCTGGTTATGAAATACCCGCACGTTTGCGCACACTGCACAACCTAGTGATCCAGTACGCAAGTCAAGGCCGGTACGAAGTGGCAGTTCCTTTGTGTAAACAAGCTTTGGAAGATCTGGAGAAAACTTCTGGCCATGATCATCCCGACGTGGCAACTATGCTCAACATACTTGCTCTTGTATACCGAGAtcagaataaatataaagaagcTGCGAATCTTCTGAATGATGCTTTAGCGATTCGAGAGAAGACGTTAGGTGAAAATCACCCTGCGGTGGCGGCGACGCTGAACAACCTCGCGGTATTGTACGGTAAACGAGGAAAGTATAAGGAGGCTGAACCCCTATGCAAACGAGCACTGGAAATTCGCGAGAAGGTACTAGGTCGCGATCATCCGGATGTGGCGAAGCAATTGAATAATCTGGCACTGCTATGCCAGAATCAGGGCAAATATGAGGAAGTGGAACGCTACTATCAGCGCGCACTCGAAATCTATGAAGCTAAGCTTGGCCCGGACGATCCAAATGTtgctaaaacaaaaaataatctagCGTCTTGTTACTTGAAGCAAGGAAAGTACAAGGATGCCGAGGTGCTATACAAGCAGGTGCTCACTAGAGCTCATGAAAGAGAATTTGGTGCTATCGATGGTGACAACAAGCCGATTTGGCAG GTGGctgaagagagagaggagaataAACACAGGAACAAGGAGAATACGCCATACGGCGAATATGGCGGTTGGCATAAGGCTGCGAAAGTGGATTCCCCTACTGTCACTACTACCTTAAAGAACCTCGGTGCCCTTTATCGAAGACAGGGTAAATACGAGGCTGCAGAAACGCTCGAAGATTGCGCCATGAGATCTCGAAGAGAA CACGTGCAACAA GCGTTAGAGCTAGTGAATAAAGCACGAGTGGCACAGCTGCTGGGTGAGGAAAAGAGCTCCACCAGACGTGGTTCGCGATCCAGTCTGGCCAATAGCGAACATGAACAAAATCACGAAGAG GACTGGAAATACGCCTTTCGCGCGAAATAA
- the LOC105193266 gene encoding kinesin light chain isoform X4, which yields MGRTDMSKTLNAYRIKKIENIGRMTAMTQEEIVAGARTVAQGLEALRVEHGGLLQGLQSQDAPAARDKASLLSKIIEMIDLGLGEAQVMQALASHLQMVEAEKQKLRTQVKRLCQENAWLRDELAGTQQKLQASEQAVAQLEEEKRHLDFMASMRQYDPDPSTEDENAKDRPKDDPVVDLFPDDDADDRNSKSISPTPPSQFAQQVNAGYEIPARLRTLHNLVIQYASQGRYEVAVPLCKQALEDLEKTSGHDHPDVATMLNILALVYRDQNKYKEAANLLNDALAIREKTLGENHPAVAATLNNLAVLYGKRGKYKEAEPLCKRALEIREKVLGRDHPDVAKQLNNLALLCQNQGKYEEVERYYQRALEIYEAKLGPDDPNVAKTKNNLASCYLKQGKYKDAEVLYKQVLTRAHEREFGAIDGDNKPIWQVAEEREENKHRNKENTPYGEYGGWHKAAKVDSPTVTTTLKNLGALYRRQGKYEAAETLEDCAMRSRREALELVNKARVAQLLGEEKSSTRRGSRSSLANSEHEQNHEEANSSLPLVQRALHEGQSAASSGQHQHDASPNKPGFKNKIFQAFGIHSSST from the exons ATGGGTAGGACGGATATGTCAAAAACGCTCAATGCTTATAGAAT taaaaaaatCGAGAACATAGGCAGAATGACGGCGATGACGCAGGAGGAGATCGTGGCTGGAGCACGGACGGTTGCTCAGGGTTTGGAGGCTCTCCGAGTCGAGCATGGTGGTCTACTACAGGGGCTACAGTCCCAGGACGCACCAGCCGCTCGGGATAAAGCTAGTCTGTTATCAAAGATAATCGAGATGATTGATCTGGGACTAGGCGAGGCGCAGGTGATGCAGGCACTTGCGAGTCATCTACAGATGGTGGAGGCAGAAAAGCAGAAACTGAGGACACAAGTGAAGAGGCTGTGCCAGGAGAACGCCTGGCTCAGGGACGAGTTAGCTGGTACGCAACAAAAGTTGCAAGCAAGTGAGCAAGCC GTTGCTCAAttggaagaagaaaagagacaCTTAGATTTTATGGCTAGTATGCGACAATACGATCCGGATCCATCGACAGAAGACGAAAATGCTAAAGATCGACCAAAGGACGACCCTGTAGTGGATCTCTTTCCTGATGACGATGCGGACGATCGCAATAGCAAAT CTATATCTCCGACTCCGCCGTCGCAGTTTGCTCAGCAAGTGAATGCTGGTTATGAAATACCCGCACGTTTGCGCACACTGCACAACCTAGTGATCCAGTACGCAAGTCAAGGCCGGTACGAAGTGGCAGTTCCTTTGTGTAAACAAGCTTTGGAAGATCTGGAGAAAACTTCTGGCCATGATCATCCCGACGTGGCAACTATGCTCAACATACTTGCTCTTGTATACCGAGAtcagaataaatataaagaagcTGCGAATCTTCTGAATGATGCTTTAGCGATTCGAGAGAAGACGTTAGGTGAAAATCACCCTGCGGTGGCGGCGACGCTGAACAACCTCGCGGTATTGTACGGTAAACGAGGAAAGTATAAGGAGGCTGAACCCCTATGCAAACGAGCACTGGAAATTCGCGAGAAGGTACTAGGTCGCGATCATCCGGATGTGGCGAAGCAATTGAATAATCTGGCACTGCTATGCCAGAATCAGGGCAAATATGAGGAAGTGGAACGCTACTATCAGCGCGCACTCGAAATCTATGAAGCTAAGCTTGGCCCGGACGATCCAAATGTtgctaaaacaaaaaataatctagCGTCTTGTTACTTGAAGCAAGGAAAGTACAAGGATGCCGAGGTGCTATACAAGCAGGTGCTCACTAGAGCTCATGAAAGAGAATTTGGTGCTATCGATGGTGACAACAAGCCGATTTGGCAG GTGGctgaagagagagaggagaataAACACAGGAACAAGGAGAATACGCCATACGGCGAATATGGCGGTTGGCATAAGGCTGCGAAAGTGGATTCCCCTACTGTCACTACTACCTTAAAGAACCTCGGTGCCCTTTATCGAAGACAGGGTAAATACGAGGCTGCAGAAACGCTCGAAGATTGCGCCATGAGATCTCGAAGAGAA GCGTTAGAGCTAGTGAATAAAGCACGAGTGGCACAGCTGCTGGGTGAGGAAAAGAGCTCCACCAGACGTGGTTCGCGATCCAGTCTGGCCAATAGCGAACATGAACAAAATCACGAAGAG GCGAACAGTTCGCTGCCACTGGTGCAAAGGGCACTCCATGAAGGACAGTCAGCGGCGAGCAGTGGCCAGCACCAACATGATGCTAGTCCTAACAAACCCGGGTTTAAAAACAAGATCTTCCAAGCTTTTGGCATTCACTCGTCGTCTACATAG
- the LOC105193266 gene encoding kinesin light chain isoform X2, whose protein sequence is MRRRRNIEPTVPRVRLARRQLQRDSEDMGKKIENIGRMTAMTQEEIVAGARTVAQGLEALRVEHGGLLQGLQSQDAPAARDKASLLSKIIEMIDLGLGEAQVMQALASHLQMVEAEKQKLRTQVKRLCQENAWLRDELAGTQQKLQASEQAVAQLEEEKRHLDFMASMRQYDPDPSTEDENAKDRPKDDPVVDLFPDDDADDRNSKSISPTPPSQFAQQVNAGYEIPARLRTLHNLVIQYASQGRYEVAVPLCKQALEDLEKTSGHDHPDVATMLNILALVYRDQNKYKEAANLLNDALAIREKTLGENHPAVAATLNNLAVLYGKRGKYKEAEPLCKRALEIREKVLGRDHPDVAKQLNNLALLCQNQGKYEEVERYYQRALEIYEAKLGPDDPNVAKTKNNLASCYLKQGKYKDAEVLYKQVLTRAHEREFGAIDGDNKPIWQVAEEREENKHRNKENTPYGEYGGWHKAAKVDSPTVTTTLKNLGALYRRQGKYEAAETLEDCAMRSRREALELVNKARVAQLLGEEKSSTRRGSRSSLANSEHEQNHEEANSSLPLVQRALHEGQSAASSGQHQHDASPNKPGFKNKIFQAFGIHSSST, encoded by the exons ATGCGCCGGCGTCGAAATATTGAGCCGACGGTACCGCGCGTAAGACTAGCACGTAGACAGCTTCAACGCGACTCTGAAGACATGGG taaaaaaatCGAGAACATAGGCAGAATGACGGCGATGACGCAGGAGGAGATCGTGGCTGGAGCACGGACGGTTGCTCAGGGTTTGGAGGCTCTCCGAGTCGAGCATGGTGGTCTACTACAGGGGCTACAGTCCCAGGACGCACCAGCCGCTCGGGATAAAGCTAGTCTGTTATCAAAGATAATCGAGATGATTGATCTGGGACTAGGCGAGGCGCAGGTGATGCAGGCACTTGCGAGTCATCTACAGATGGTGGAGGCAGAAAAGCAGAAACTGAGGACACAAGTGAAGAGGCTGTGCCAGGAGAACGCCTGGCTCAGGGACGAGTTAGCTGGTACGCAACAAAAGTTGCAAGCAAGTGAGCAAGCC GTTGCTCAAttggaagaagaaaagagacaCTTAGATTTTATGGCTAGTATGCGACAATACGATCCGGATCCATCGACAGAAGACGAAAATGCTAAAGATCGACCAAAGGACGACCCTGTAGTGGATCTCTTTCCTGATGACGATGCGGACGATCGCAATAGCAAAT CTATATCTCCGACTCCGCCGTCGCAGTTTGCTCAGCAAGTGAATGCTGGTTATGAAATACCCGCACGTTTGCGCACACTGCACAACCTAGTGATCCAGTACGCAAGTCAAGGCCGGTACGAAGTGGCAGTTCCTTTGTGTAAACAAGCTTTGGAAGATCTGGAGAAAACTTCTGGCCATGATCATCCCGACGTGGCAACTATGCTCAACATACTTGCTCTTGTATACCGAGAtcagaataaatataaagaagcTGCGAATCTTCTGAATGATGCTTTAGCGATTCGAGAGAAGACGTTAGGTGAAAATCACCCTGCGGTGGCGGCGACGCTGAACAACCTCGCGGTATTGTACGGTAAACGAGGAAAGTATAAGGAGGCTGAACCCCTATGCAAACGAGCACTGGAAATTCGCGAGAAGGTACTAGGTCGCGATCATCCGGATGTGGCGAAGCAATTGAATAATCTGGCACTGCTATGCCAGAATCAGGGCAAATATGAGGAAGTGGAACGCTACTATCAGCGCGCACTCGAAATCTATGAAGCTAAGCTTGGCCCGGACGATCCAAATGTtgctaaaacaaaaaataatctagCGTCTTGTTACTTGAAGCAAGGAAAGTACAAGGATGCCGAGGTGCTATACAAGCAGGTGCTCACTAGAGCTCATGAAAGAGAATTTGGTGCTATCGATGGTGACAACAAGCCGATTTGGCAG GTGGctgaagagagagaggagaataAACACAGGAACAAGGAGAATACGCCATACGGCGAATATGGCGGTTGGCATAAGGCTGCGAAAGTGGATTCCCCTACTGTCACTACTACCTTAAAGAACCTCGGTGCCCTTTATCGAAGACAGGGTAAATACGAGGCTGCAGAAACGCTCGAAGATTGCGCCATGAGATCTCGAAGAGAA GCGTTAGAGCTAGTGAATAAAGCACGAGTGGCACAGCTGCTGGGTGAGGAAAAGAGCTCCACCAGACGTGGTTCGCGATCCAGTCTGGCCAATAGCGAACATGAACAAAATCACGAAGAG GCGAACAGTTCGCTGCCACTGGTGCAAAGGGCACTCCATGAAGGACAGTCAGCGGCGAGCAGTGGCCAGCACCAACATGATGCTAGTCCTAACAAACCCGGGTTTAAAAACAAGATCTTCCAAGCTTTTGGCATTCACTCGTCGTCTACATAG
- the LOC105193266 gene encoding kinesin light chain isoform X3, with protein sequence MGRTDMSKTLNAYRIKKIENIGRMTAMTQEEIVAGARTVAQGLEALRVEHGGLLQGLQSQDAPAARDKASLLSKIIEMIDLGLGEAQVMQALASHLQMVEAEKQKLRTQVKRLCQENAWLRDELAGTQQKLQASEQAVAQLEEEKRHLDFMASMRQYDPDPSTEDENAKDRPKDDPVVDLFPDDDADDRNSKSISPTPPSQFAQQVNAGYEIPARLRTLHNLVIQYASQGRYEVAVPLCKQALEDLEKTSGHDHPDVATMLNILALVYRDQNKYKEAANLLNDALAIREKTLGENHPAVAATLNNLAVLYGKRGKYKEAEPLCKRALEIREKVLGRDHPDVAKQLNNLALLCQNQGKYEEVERYYQRALEIYEAKLGPDDPNVAKTKNNLASCYLKQGKYKDAEVLYKQVLTRAHEREFGAIDGDNKPIWQVAEEREENKHRNKENTPYGEYGGWHKAAKVDSPTVTTTLKNLGALYRRQGKYEAAETLEDCAMRSRREHVQQALELVNKARVAQLLGEEKSSTRRGSRSSLANSEHEQNHEEANSSLPLVQRALHEGQSAASSGQHQHDASPNKPGFKNKIFQAFGIHSSST encoded by the exons ATGGGTAGGACGGATATGTCAAAAACGCTCAATGCTTATAGAAT taaaaaaatCGAGAACATAGGCAGAATGACGGCGATGACGCAGGAGGAGATCGTGGCTGGAGCACGGACGGTTGCTCAGGGTTTGGAGGCTCTCCGAGTCGAGCATGGTGGTCTACTACAGGGGCTACAGTCCCAGGACGCACCAGCCGCTCGGGATAAAGCTAGTCTGTTATCAAAGATAATCGAGATGATTGATCTGGGACTAGGCGAGGCGCAGGTGATGCAGGCACTTGCGAGTCATCTACAGATGGTGGAGGCAGAAAAGCAGAAACTGAGGACACAAGTGAAGAGGCTGTGCCAGGAGAACGCCTGGCTCAGGGACGAGTTAGCTGGTACGCAACAAAAGTTGCAAGCAAGTGAGCAAGCC GTTGCTCAAttggaagaagaaaagagacaCTTAGATTTTATGGCTAGTATGCGACAATACGATCCGGATCCATCGACAGAAGACGAAAATGCTAAAGATCGACCAAAGGACGACCCTGTAGTGGATCTCTTTCCTGATGACGATGCGGACGATCGCAATAGCAAAT CTATATCTCCGACTCCGCCGTCGCAGTTTGCTCAGCAAGTGAATGCTGGTTATGAAATACCCGCACGTTTGCGCACACTGCACAACCTAGTGATCCAGTACGCAAGTCAAGGCCGGTACGAAGTGGCAGTTCCTTTGTGTAAACAAGCTTTGGAAGATCTGGAGAAAACTTCTGGCCATGATCATCCCGACGTGGCAACTATGCTCAACATACTTGCTCTTGTATACCGAGAtcagaataaatataaagaagcTGCGAATCTTCTGAATGATGCTTTAGCGATTCGAGAGAAGACGTTAGGTGAAAATCACCCTGCGGTGGCGGCGACGCTGAACAACCTCGCGGTATTGTACGGTAAACGAGGAAAGTATAAGGAGGCTGAACCCCTATGCAAACGAGCACTGGAAATTCGCGAGAAGGTACTAGGTCGCGATCATCCGGATGTGGCGAAGCAATTGAATAATCTGGCACTGCTATGCCAGAATCAGGGCAAATATGAGGAAGTGGAACGCTACTATCAGCGCGCACTCGAAATCTATGAAGCTAAGCTTGGCCCGGACGATCCAAATGTtgctaaaacaaaaaataatctagCGTCTTGTTACTTGAAGCAAGGAAAGTACAAGGATGCCGAGGTGCTATACAAGCAGGTGCTCACTAGAGCTCATGAAAGAGAATTTGGTGCTATCGATGGTGACAACAAGCCGATTTGGCAG GTGGctgaagagagagaggagaataAACACAGGAACAAGGAGAATACGCCATACGGCGAATATGGCGGTTGGCATAAGGCTGCGAAAGTGGATTCCCCTACTGTCACTACTACCTTAAAGAACCTCGGTGCCCTTTATCGAAGACAGGGTAAATACGAGGCTGCAGAAACGCTCGAAGATTGCGCCATGAGATCTCGAAGAGAA CACGTGCAACAA GCGTTAGAGCTAGTGAATAAAGCACGAGTGGCACAGCTGCTGGGTGAGGAAAAGAGCTCCACCAGACGTGGTTCGCGATCCAGTCTGGCCAATAGCGAACATGAACAAAATCACGAAGAG GCGAACAGTTCGCTGCCACTGGTGCAAAGGGCACTCCATGAAGGACAGTCAGCGGCGAGCAGTGGCCAGCACCAACATGATGCTAGTCCTAACAAACCCGGGTTTAAAAACAAGATCTTCCAAGCTTTTGGCATTCACTCGTCGTCTACATAG
- the LOC105193266 gene encoding kinesin light chain isoform X8 produces MRRRRNIEPTVPRVRLARRQLQRDSEDMGKKIENIGRMTAMTQEEIVAGARTVAQGLEALRVEHGGLLQGLQSQDAPAARDKASLLSKIIEMIDLGLGEAQVMQALASHLQMVEAEKQKLRTQVKRLCQENAWLRDELAGTQQKLQASEQAVAQLEEEKRHLDFMASMRQYDPDPSTEDENAKDRPKDDPVVDLFPDDDADDRNSKSISPTPPSQFAQQVNAGYEIPARLRTLHNLVIQYASQGRYEVAVPLCKQALEDLEKTSGHDHPDVATMLNILALVYRDQNKYKEAANLLNDALAIREKTLGENHPAVAATLNNLAVLYGKRGKYKEAEPLCKRALEIREKVLGRDHPDVAKQLNNLALLCQNQGKYEEVERYYQRALEIYEAKLGPDDPNVAKTKNNLASCYLKQGKYKDAEVLYKQVLTRAHEREFGAIDGDNKPIWQVAEEREENKHRNKENTPYGEYGGWHKAAKVDSPTVTTTLKNLGALYRRQGKYEAAETLEDCAMRSRREALELVNKARVAQLLGEEKSSTRRGSRSSLANSEHEQNHEEDWKYAFRAK; encoded by the exons ATGCGCCGGCGTCGAAATATTGAGCCGACGGTACCGCGCGTAAGACTAGCACGTAGACAGCTTCAACGCGACTCTGAAGACATGGG taaaaaaatCGAGAACATAGGCAGAATGACGGCGATGACGCAGGAGGAGATCGTGGCTGGAGCACGGACGGTTGCTCAGGGTTTGGAGGCTCTCCGAGTCGAGCATGGTGGTCTACTACAGGGGCTACAGTCCCAGGACGCACCAGCCGCTCGGGATAAAGCTAGTCTGTTATCAAAGATAATCGAGATGATTGATCTGGGACTAGGCGAGGCGCAGGTGATGCAGGCACTTGCGAGTCATCTACAGATGGTGGAGGCAGAAAAGCAGAAACTGAGGACACAAGTGAAGAGGCTGTGCCAGGAGAACGCCTGGCTCAGGGACGAGTTAGCTGGTACGCAACAAAAGTTGCAAGCAAGTGAGCAAGCC GTTGCTCAAttggaagaagaaaagagacaCTTAGATTTTATGGCTAGTATGCGACAATACGATCCGGATCCATCGACAGAAGACGAAAATGCTAAAGATCGACCAAAGGACGACCCTGTAGTGGATCTCTTTCCTGATGACGATGCGGACGATCGCAATAGCAAAT CTATATCTCCGACTCCGCCGTCGCAGTTTGCTCAGCAAGTGAATGCTGGTTATGAAATACCCGCACGTTTGCGCACACTGCACAACCTAGTGATCCAGTACGCAAGTCAAGGCCGGTACGAAGTGGCAGTTCCTTTGTGTAAACAAGCTTTGGAAGATCTGGAGAAAACTTCTGGCCATGATCATCCCGACGTGGCAACTATGCTCAACATACTTGCTCTTGTATACCGAGAtcagaataaatataaagaagcTGCGAATCTTCTGAATGATGCTTTAGCGATTCGAGAGAAGACGTTAGGTGAAAATCACCCTGCGGTGGCGGCGACGCTGAACAACCTCGCGGTATTGTACGGTAAACGAGGAAAGTATAAGGAGGCTGAACCCCTATGCAAACGAGCACTGGAAATTCGCGAGAAGGTACTAGGTCGCGATCATCCGGATGTGGCGAAGCAATTGAATAATCTGGCACTGCTATGCCAGAATCAGGGCAAATATGAGGAAGTGGAACGCTACTATCAGCGCGCACTCGAAATCTATGAAGCTAAGCTTGGCCCGGACGATCCAAATGTtgctaaaacaaaaaataatctagCGTCTTGTTACTTGAAGCAAGGAAAGTACAAGGATGCCGAGGTGCTATACAAGCAGGTGCTCACTAGAGCTCATGAAAGAGAATTTGGTGCTATCGATGGTGACAACAAGCCGATTTGGCAG GTGGctgaagagagagaggagaataAACACAGGAACAAGGAGAATACGCCATACGGCGAATATGGCGGTTGGCATAAGGCTGCGAAAGTGGATTCCCCTACTGTCACTACTACCTTAAAGAACCTCGGTGCCCTTTATCGAAGACAGGGTAAATACGAGGCTGCAGAAACGCTCGAAGATTGCGCCATGAGATCTCGAAGAGAA GCGTTAGAGCTAGTGAATAAAGCACGAGTGGCACAGCTGCTGGGTGAGGAAAAGAGCTCCACCAGACGTGGTTCGCGATCCAGTCTGGCCAATAGCGAACATGAACAAAATCACGAAGAG GACTGGAAATACGCCTTTCGCGCGAAATAA
- the LOC105193266 gene encoding kinesin light chain isoform X1: MRRRRNIEPTVPRVRLARRQLQRDSEDMGKKIENIGRMTAMTQEEIVAGARTVAQGLEALRVEHGGLLQGLQSQDAPAARDKASLLSKIIEMIDLGLGEAQVMQALASHLQMVEAEKQKLRTQVKRLCQENAWLRDELAGTQQKLQASEQAVAQLEEEKRHLDFMASMRQYDPDPSTEDENAKDRPKDDPVVDLFPDDDADDRNSKSISPTPPSQFAQQVNAGYEIPARLRTLHNLVIQYASQGRYEVAVPLCKQALEDLEKTSGHDHPDVATMLNILALVYRDQNKYKEAANLLNDALAIREKTLGENHPAVAATLNNLAVLYGKRGKYKEAEPLCKRALEIREKVLGRDHPDVAKQLNNLALLCQNQGKYEEVERYYQRALEIYEAKLGPDDPNVAKTKNNLASCYLKQGKYKDAEVLYKQVLTRAHEREFGAIDGDNKPIWQVAEEREENKHRNKENTPYGEYGGWHKAAKVDSPTVTTTLKNLGALYRRQGKYEAAETLEDCAMRSRREHVQQALELVNKARVAQLLGEEKSSTRRGSRSSLANSEHEQNHEEANSSLPLVQRALHEGQSAASSGQHQHDASPNKPGFKNKIFQAFGIHSSST; this comes from the exons ATGCGCCGGCGTCGAAATATTGAGCCGACGGTACCGCGCGTAAGACTAGCACGTAGACAGCTTCAACGCGACTCTGAAGACATGGG taaaaaaatCGAGAACATAGGCAGAATGACGGCGATGACGCAGGAGGAGATCGTGGCTGGAGCACGGACGGTTGCTCAGGGTTTGGAGGCTCTCCGAGTCGAGCATGGTGGTCTACTACAGGGGCTACAGTCCCAGGACGCACCAGCCGCTCGGGATAAAGCTAGTCTGTTATCAAAGATAATCGAGATGATTGATCTGGGACTAGGCGAGGCGCAGGTGATGCAGGCACTTGCGAGTCATCTACAGATGGTGGAGGCAGAAAAGCAGAAACTGAGGACACAAGTGAAGAGGCTGTGCCAGGAGAACGCCTGGCTCAGGGACGAGTTAGCTGGTACGCAACAAAAGTTGCAAGCAAGTGAGCAAGCC GTTGCTCAAttggaagaagaaaagagacaCTTAGATTTTATGGCTAGTATGCGACAATACGATCCGGATCCATCGACAGAAGACGAAAATGCTAAAGATCGACCAAAGGACGACCCTGTAGTGGATCTCTTTCCTGATGACGATGCGGACGATCGCAATAGCAAAT CTATATCTCCGACTCCGCCGTCGCAGTTTGCTCAGCAAGTGAATGCTGGTTATGAAATACCCGCACGTTTGCGCACACTGCACAACCTAGTGATCCAGTACGCAAGTCAAGGCCGGTACGAAGTGGCAGTTCCTTTGTGTAAACAAGCTTTGGAAGATCTGGAGAAAACTTCTGGCCATGATCATCCCGACGTGGCAACTATGCTCAACATACTTGCTCTTGTATACCGAGAtcagaataaatataaagaagcTGCGAATCTTCTGAATGATGCTTTAGCGATTCGAGAGAAGACGTTAGGTGAAAATCACCCTGCGGTGGCGGCGACGCTGAACAACCTCGCGGTATTGTACGGTAAACGAGGAAAGTATAAGGAGGCTGAACCCCTATGCAAACGAGCACTGGAAATTCGCGAGAAGGTACTAGGTCGCGATCATCCGGATGTGGCGAAGCAATTGAATAATCTGGCACTGCTATGCCAGAATCAGGGCAAATATGAGGAAGTGGAACGCTACTATCAGCGCGCACTCGAAATCTATGAAGCTAAGCTTGGCCCGGACGATCCAAATGTtgctaaaacaaaaaataatctagCGTCTTGTTACTTGAAGCAAGGAAAGTACAAGGATGCCGAGGTGCTATACAAGCAGGTGCTCACTAGAGCTCATGAAAGAGAATTTGGTGCTATCGATGGTGACAACAAGCCGATTTGGCAG GTGGctgaagagagagaggagaataAACACAGGAACAAGGAGAATACGCCATACGGCGAATATGGCGGTTGGCATAAGGCTGCGAAAGTGGATTCCCCTACTGTCACTACTACCTTAAAGAACCTCGGTGCCCTTTATCGAAGACAGGGTAAATACGAGGCTGCAGAAACGCTCGAAGATTGCGCCATGAGATCTCGAAGAGAA CACGTGCAACAA GCGTTAGAGCTAGTGAATAAAGCACGAGTGGCACAGCTGCTGGGTGAGGAAAAGAGCTCCACCAGACGTGGTTCGCGATCCAGTCTGGCCAATAGCGAACATGAACAAAATCACGAAGAG GCGAACAGTTCGCTGCCACTGGTGCAAAGGGCACTCCATGAAGGACAGTCAGCGGCGAGCAGTGGCCAGCACCAACATGATGCTAGTCCTAACAAACCCGGGTTTAAAAACAAGATCTTCCAAGCTTTTGGCATTCACTCGTCGTCTACATAG